The genomic interval ATGGAAATGGCTCTGCCAGTTGTTTCATCAAATTCGATAATGACAGCACAGAATACTTTTTCGCCTGTTGCGGGTTTAAATCGTACAGGCAGTCCTGTTCGGAATTGTTGGATGACGATATCCTTATCAACACCAAGAATGGAGTTCCATGCCCCTACCATACCGAGATCGGTAATGTATGCTGTTTTGTTGGGCAAAATACGCTCATCGGCTGTTTGGATATGTGTATGGGTTCCTACGAGTGCCGTGATCTTCCCGTCAAGATACCAGCCCATCGCCATTTTTTCCGATGTTGTTTCTGCGTGAAAATCCAAAAAGATAATATCTGTTTTGCCTTCCAGATCTGCCATGATCTCATCGACCTTAAGGAAAGGAGAATCGATCGGAGGCATAAATGTACGCCCCAAAAGATTGATAACGGCGAATCGAACGCCGTTTTTTTCAAAAATATTATACCCTATTCCGGGCGTACCGGTGGGATAGTTGGCAGGGCGAATGATATTAGGATAGTTGTCGATGAAATCGAATATCTCTTTTTTGTCCCAAATGTGGTTGCCGTTCGTAAGGATATCAATACCTGCATCCATCATTTCTTGATATGTTTTTTCGGTAATTCCGACACCGCCAGCGGAGTTTTCGCCGTTGGCGATCACAATGTCGATGTTGTGTTCTTTTTTTATTTTTGGAATGAAGTGCGCGGCTGCCGTTCTGCCGGGATTGCCGTAGATGTCGCCTGCATATAATAATTTCATATTATTTCCTCGCCGATATGATTATTTGTCAAATACCATGACACGTCCGTTTTCACGAATCCCGATAAGATTATTGAGAACGCGTGAACGCTGGATATTGACCAACATATTTTCAATGACTTCTTCTTGGAAGCGGAGTTCTTCGTCTATCAGAGCTTCGTTTTTGTCAGCTAAGATGTGGTCTGCAAAATGAAGCTGAATTATCTTGATCATCAGTGCGATTTCCGATTTAGACAGTGTATCGATATCGCGTGCTATATGAATGACTGTAATGCTGTCATAAGGTGTCATTGTAATAGTCAGGAGCGGGTTATCATATGCGGAAAGGTAATAAAAAGACTGGAGACTTTTTTCAAGGTAATCTTTGAAGGAACGAAATTGCTCATCTGTTGGTATTGTCGTTAAAATAAACGTCAAGTTGAGCGTTGCATTCGATGAATCGAATCGCAGTGTTCCGATCTCAGGATAACGAACGAGCATAGAAACAAGCAGGTTGACGCTATCAGATACCTTCTCTCCATCAAGTTTAAGATTGTTCATTTTATCACCATCCTTTTAAAGTAGTCTACTAAAAATAATATCACAAATTGAGCACGGAAACAAATAAGAATATAAAAATTATTTTGTTTTGGAACATACGTGAATGTCCTGCGCGTTACATAGGTACTTTCTGATATAAATAAAAGCGTAGGCTATGCTGCATATTTCATAAAAAATAGCAGTCCATACTAAGATGGACTGCTGATTTTTTTTATTTTGCATAGTCGACTGCGCGTGTTTCGCGGATAACCGTTACGCGAATCTGACCCGGATATTCGAGTTCGGATTCGATTTTTTTCACGATGTCACGTGCCATCATAACAGATGCAGCGTCATCGATTTTTTCCGGTTTAACCATGATGCGAATTTCGCGGCCTGCTTGAATAGCGAACGATTTGTCAACACCCGGGAAGGATTCTGCGATCTCTTCCAAGCGAGTCAAACGTTTGAGGTAGCTTTCCAAGCTTTCGCGACGTGCGCCCGGTCTTGCTGCAGATACAGCATCGGCTGCTGCAACGAGAACGGCCTGAACCGTTTTCGGCTCTTCGTCGCCGTGATGAGCAACGATAGCATTGATAACATCAGCGGATTCACGATATTTTTTCGCGAGATCGCCGCCGATCGTTACATGCGGACCTTCTACTTCATGGTCGATTGCTTTACCGATATCGTGCAAAAGACCGGCACGTTTAGCGAGCA from Selenomonadales bacterium carries:
- a CDS encoding TIGR00282 family metallophosphoesterase; the protein is MKLLYAGDIYGNPGRTAAAHFIPKIKKEHNIDIVIANGENSAGGVGITEKTYQEMMDAGIDILTNGNHIWDKKEIFDFIDNYPNIIRPANYPTGTPGIGYNIFEKNGVRFAVINLLGRTFMPPIDSPFLKVDEIMADLEGKTDIIFLDFHAETTSEKMAMGWYLDGKITALVGTHTHIQTADERILPNKTAYITDLGMVGAWNSILGVDKDIVIQQFRTGLPVRFKPATGEKVFCAVIIEFDETTGRAIS